From Endozoicomonas sp. 8E, the proteins below share one genomic window:
- a CDS encoding autotransporter outer membrane beta-barrel domain-containing protein: MAGKSLKLSLLLLMLLAAAVLPVPVLAIDPALIVTGGTALLGTGLGGLSYKFGQWLYGPDNGSDDKPAPVLVEPVSFFNPGEDKPYEITLRLLENGGDGGGGEGGEARVNHKPDSDSSLIPTDPASPKKPGKPDEGVKGVQEKWVVIRVEKGAASRELQSMINQPLPQAGEVLYHPTPSAQATLNGTRHLEMASTQALFSQLSDLRQILDLFRNGQAFLLNNASLDQRTVKGGNQTSTEKLQSGESSRWHSFVQTYGSKSHYSSLPGLGGMNADSHGLNVGVFTQAGENTLVGLMLGSRKTSAGFQQRLGSGSLESIHFGPFLSWQRDQWQFDGALTLATKQYSSKRTGTDGHRLRAYRSGTDWNAYGALGYDIDMNNWLNGLTVTPMVEFLYHHSESDSFRERGLSDEALAVRGQSFDQSILRLGSDFVLLNGTGDTPSALKLSAGYQQQTVLSGKSRYTVNNTGQHGLSEYRAQKINDTGWYLSMGYNAIMSGRSSLSMNYTVIRSSRSTSDGLQLSYTRSF, from the coding sequence ATGGCCGGAAAATCACTCAAATTATCTTTGCTTTTGCTCATGCTGCTGGCAGCCGCTGTGTTGCCGGTGCCAGTGCTGGCCATTGATCCGGCTTTAATTGTGACTGGCGGAACGGCCCTGCTGGGGACTGGGCTTGGTGGACTCTCCTACAAGTTTGGTCAATGGCTGTACGGCCCGGACAACGGCAGTGATGATAAACCTGCTCCGGTATTGGTTGAACCGGTCTCTTTTTTTAATCCCGGTGAAGACAAGCCTTATGAAATTACTCTCAGGCTCCTTGAAAATGGTGGTGATGGAGGCGGTGGTGAAGGTGGAGAAGCCCGGGTTAACCATAAACCTGACTCGGATTCGAGTCTCATCCCGACAGATCCTGCAAGTCCGAAAAAGCCTGGAAAACCTGACGAGGGGGTAAAAGGCGTTCAGGAAAAGTGGGTGGTTATCAGAGTCGAGAAAGGGGCTGCCAGTCGTGAGTTGCAGTCAATGATCAATCAGCCTCTGCCTCAAGCCGGAGAAGTGCTCTATCATCCAACCCCCAGTGCTCAGGCGACGTTAAATGGGACACGCCACTTGGAAATGGCTTCTACCCAGGCGCTGTTTAGTCAGTTGAGTGATCTGCGTCAGATTCTGGATCTCTTCCGCAATGGTCAGGCTTTTCTTCTTAATAATGCCAGTCTGGATCAACGTACTGTGAAAGGAGGTAATCAAACATCTACCGAGAAGTTGCAGAGCGGTGAGAGCAGTCGGTGGCACAGCTTTGTACAAACTTATGGTTCGAAATCCCATTACTCATCACTGCCTGGTTTAGGGGGAATGAATGCCGACAGTCATGGGCTGAATGTCGGTGTATTCACTCAAGCTGGTGAAAATACCCTTGTGGGCCTGATGCTGGGTAGCCGGAAAACGTCAGCCGGTTTCCAGCAGAGATTGGGCTCGGGCTCGTTAGAATCTATACACTTTGGTCCGTTCCTGTCCTGGCAGAGGGATCAATGGCAGTTTGATGGCGCCCTGACTCTTGCAACCAAACAATACAGCAGCAAACGCACGGGTACCGATGGTCATCGACTTCGGGCTTATCGCTCAGGCACCGACTGGAATGCCTACGGTGCCCTGGGTTATGACATCGATATGAATAACTGGCTCAATGGTCTTACCGTCACGCCAATGGTTGAGTTTCTTTATCATCATTCAGAGTCGGACAGCTTCAGAGAGAGAGGCTTGTCTGATGAAGCGCTGGCTGTGCGCGGGCAGTCCTTTGATCAATCGATTTTACGATTGGGCAGTGACTTTGTCTTATTGAATGGAACTGGGGATACCCCCTCGGCCCTCAAACTTTCTGCGGGCTACCAGCAGCAGACGGTGTTGAGTGGAAAGTCCAGATACACAGTTAATAATACCGGGCAGCATGGACTGTCAGAATATCGGGCTCAGAAGATTAACGACACGGGGTGGTATCTGAGTATGGGCTACAACGCCATAATGTCCGGGCGATCCAGTCTGAGCATGAATTATACGGTGATTCGATCCAGTCGCAGTACCAGTGATGGCCTTCAGCTGAGCTACACACGATCTTTCTGA
- the ccoG gene encoding cytochrome c oxidase accessory protein CcoG, with the protein MPKSDQKIQANEPELIDLYQKPDKIYTRSFQGYFRNLRLAGGALLFLLYFGTAWLKLDGRQAVLFDLPERKFHIFSATFWPQDFILLSWLLIICAFGLFAITVFAGRIWCGYTCPQSVFTWVFMWAEKITEGERNQRMRRDKAPMSAEKVLRKLAKHSIWLGVSVATAITFVGYFTPIRELVPNMLSLEASPWTLFWLGFFTLATYGNAGYLREMVCLHMCPYARFQSVMFDRDTLLVAYDHNRGENRGSRKKGVDPKSQGLGDCIDCSVCVQVCPTGIDIRNGLQIDCIGCAACIDACDSIMDKMGYEKGLIRYTTDNELSGKKTHFIRPRLIAYTATLLTMIGLFIGSLNNRSALELDILRDRNQLYRTTSDGSIENTYILKLANKDQRPLTMTVSVRDIGDLSTKGDMSFTVNAGEVAQHVVRLVLPAGSIDSGSRDIEFIISSDQPDIEPVSAESRFLAPQI; encoded by the coding sequence ATGCCAAAGTCAGACCAAAAAATCCAAGCCAATGAACCGGAATTGATTGACCTGTATCAAAAGCCGGACAAAATCTACACTCGCAGTTTCCAGGGGTACTTTCGCAATCTCAGGCTCGCCGGGGGAGCGCTGTTATTCCTTCTGTATTTCGGCACGGCATGGCTGAAGCTGGATGGCCGACAGGCAGTGCTGTTCGACTTGCCAGAGCGTAAATTTCATATTTTTTCCGCTACTTTCTGGCCGCAGGACTTTATCCTGCTGTCATGGCTGTTGATTATCTGCGCTTTTGGCCTCTTTGCCATAACGGTGTTTGCCGGCAGGATCTGGTGCGGCTATACCTGCCCCCAGAGTGTATTCACCTGGGTATTTATGTGGGCAGAGAAGATTACAGAAGGCGAACGCAACCAGCGAATGCGCAGGGACAAAGCTCCAATGTCCGCAGAAAAGGTTCTGCGCAAACTGGCAAAGCATAGTATCTGGCTGGGTGTTTCTGTGGCCACGGCCATCACATTTGTCGGCTACTTTACTCCGATTCGGGAGCTGGTTCCGAATATGTTGTCCCTGGAAGCAAGCCCATGGACGCTTTTCTGGCTGGGCTTCTTTACCCTGGCAACCTACGGCAATGCAGGTTATCTGAGGGAGATGGTCTGCCTGCACATGTGCCCTTATGCAAGGTTCCAGAGCGTTATGTTTGACCGGGATACTCTGCTGGTCGCCTACGATCATAATCGCGGTGAAAACCGGGGTTCACGTAAGAAAGGTGTGGACCCCAAAAGCCAGGGACTGGGCGACTGTATTGACTGCAGCGTCTGCGTACAAGTCTGCCCGACCGGTATTGATATCAGGAACGGGCTGCAGATCGACTGCATAGGCTGTGCGGCCTGCATCGATGCCTGCGACAGCATTATGGACAAGATGGGCTACGAGAAAGGGCTGATCCGCTACACCACGGATAATGAGCTTTCAGGTAAGAAAACACATTTCATACGCCCCAGGCTGATCGCTTACACCGCTACCCTGCTGACAATGATCGGATTGTTTATAGGGAGCCTGAACAATCGCTCTGCACTGGAACTGGACATTCTCAGAGACCGCAATCAACTTTATCGCACCACTTCTGATGGCAGTATTGAAAATACCTATATCCTCAAACTGGCCAATAAGGATCAGCGCCCGCTGACCATGACCGTTAGTGTCAGGGACATAGGGGATCTGAGCACCAAAGGCGATATGAGCTTTACGGTCAATGCCGGCGAAGTTGCGCAACACGTAGTTCGACTGGTGTTGCCTGCGGGTTCTATCGATTCCGGCAGCCGCGATATTGAATTTATAATCAGCAGTGATCAGCCGGATATTGAGCCTGTAAGTGCCGAAAGCCGATTCCTTGCTCCGCAAATCTGA
- the ccoP gene encoding cytochrome-c oxidase, cbb3-type subunit III, giving the protein MMSSFWSGWVVILTLACLAFVIYVLFTTWKQQRKETTTETTGHAYDGIEELDNPMPKWWLALFVGTFIFSAAYLALYPGLGNWKGFLGWTSTGELERHQLKHDRRYQPLFAQYANTPIEELVNNPKAVKMGERIFLNNCALCHGSDAAGAFGFPNLTDDDWLYGGTADAITTTIMEGRNGQMPAWGAVIGEKGVRDVATFIRANAGLIDKVDPATMTAGKKIYDTTCAVCHGTDGKGNQTLGAPDLTDEVWLYGSSQAQVEYTIRNGRNGVMPAWKDILGSEKVHLVATYVFSLHIDDEDNEEEQD; this is encoded by the coding sequence ATGATGAGTAGTTTCTGGAGTGGATGGGTCGTCATCCTAACTCTGGCCTGCCTGGCATTTGTAATCTATGTGCTGTTTACTACCTGGAAGCAGCAGCGCAAAGAGACAACTACTGAAACCACCGGGCACGCCTACGACGGTATCGAAGAGCTGGATAACCCCATGCCTAAATGGTGGCTGGCTCTATTTGTCGGCACTTTCATCTTTTCTGCCGCTTACCTCGCTCTCTACCCAGGTCTGGGTAACTGGAAGGGCTTCCTGGGCTGGACTTCTACGGGAGAACTGGAACGTCACCAGCTAAAACATGATCGCCGTTATCAGCCACTGTTTGCACAGTATGCTAATACCCCGATCGAAGAGCTGGTTAACAACCCGAAAGCGGTCAAGATGGGTGAGCGTATCTTCCTGAACAACTGTGCCTTGTGTCACGGAAGTGATGCCGCCGGTGCTTTTGGCTTCCCGAACCTGACCGACGATGATTGGCTCTATGGCGGCACAGCTGACGCCATCACCACCACGATCATGGAAGGCCGTAACGGGCAAATGCCTGCCTGGGGTGCAGTGATTGGTGAGAAAGGTGTTCGTGACGTTGCCACTTTCATTCGTGCTAATGCGGGTCTGATCGATAAGGTAGACCCGGCCACAATGACCGCAGGCAAGAAGATTTATGACACGACCTGTGCGGTATGTCATGGCACCGATGGCAAAGGCAACCAGACGCTGGGAGCCCCTGACCTGACCGATGAAGTCTGGCTGTACGGCTCAAGTCAGGCTCAGGTGGAATACACCATTCGCAACGGTCGTAACGGTGTGATGCCAGCCTGGAAAGACATTCTGGGCAGTGAAAAAGTCCACCTGGTCGCAACCTACGTATTCAGTCTGCACATAGATGACGAAGACAACGAAGAAGAGCAGGACTAA
- a CDS encoding DUF3605 domain-containing protein, giving the protein MLKVLFGVVSYSGVITWEEIQSGHIDSRRRPVHLAVYLGYLAQLKLSGKSPETAVLENIFKLSNQRALECSDGHCMLESQLVLNSFPYWLEDDVMHLLLFISGKDWQEEYLREESKRLLKKNLGELLSRYSLEWYIHVNPPHKRTVAGLAHAHIFIRSVNSKEIADQVEQILQSGK; this is encoded by the coding sequence TTGCTTAAGGTTCTTTTCGGTGTTGTCAGCTACTCCGGAGTGATTACCTGGGAAGAGATTCAGTCAGGCCATATTGATAGCCGAAGAAGACCTGTCCACCTGGCAGTTTACCTTGGTTATTTGGCTCAATTGAAGCTAAGTGGGAAATCGCCAGAAACTGCTGTTCTGGAGAATATTTTCAAGCTATCGAACCAAAGGGCGCTGGAGTGCAGTGATGGTCATTGTATGTTGGAAAGCCAGCTGGTGTTGAATAGTTTTCCCTACTGGTTGGAAGACGACGTAATGCATCTGTTGCTGTTTATATCCGGCAAGGACTGGCAGGAAGAGTATTTGCGGGAAGAGTCAAAACGACTGTTAAAGAAAAATCTTGGCGAGTTACTGTCAAGGTACTCTCTGGAATGGTATATCCATGTGAATCCACCCCATAAACGAACCGTGGCGGGTCTGGCTCATGCTCATATCTTCATCAGGAGTGTGAACTCAAAAGAGATTGCTGATCAGGTCGAGCAGATCTTGCAGTCTGGTAAATAA
- a CDS encoding heavy metal translocating P-type ATPase yields MSKHSESCHCFHCHLPIEGTPPYTAMVEDVEQPMCCPGCKMVTEAIIVGGLDSYYQHRTDPGLQANSLSQRLEEELRLYDRDDIQQDFVIRNGGPERQASLLIEGITCAACIWLLESHIGLIEGVENITVNLSTHEAQISWKNEKVPLSDILIAIHKIGYKAYPWRADRQEAMLKKENRVFIRRLAIAGIGTMQVMMYAIALYSGAISNDMTAPYRDLIRYISALVATPVILYSAAPFFKAALRDFRTRHLSMDVPVSIAIGGAYVASLWATVNGSGEVYFDSVSMFTFFLLTGRYLELRARHSTSRAARALSNLLPTSCLKKDGDEYVRVPLSDLKPKDHVRVLPGDSIPADAVIVRGSSSVDESMLTGEYLPIARSKGESVMGGSLNIDNALEIEITHVGEETRMSAILRLLKHAQQDKPAIARLADRVAGYFVASVLMTATVVYWYWSGVAAEEAFWITLSVLVVTCPCALSLATPTALTTATGYLHKLGFLVTRGHVLEGLGKITHIVFDKTGTLTQGRLRLEGIYPVAGCQYSEDKLLTIASAIEAHSEHPIARAFAVATDLRAAEVVSHTGQGIEARVGANQYKIGRPDFCCQTNTPARPEQEGQWLLMAENDLPLCWFKVTDSLRPEAARVIGQLKDSGFKVTLLSGDQEPVVAAVSKQLAIEEWHSQASPDDKLQFIRQRQADGQHVLMVGDGINDVPVLAGADISLAMGNASDLAKTSADAVLLSDDLSRLIDAFDLVRRTRKIIRQNLAWAFGYNMTALPLAAAALVAPWMAAIGMALSSLLVVGNALRLSKDKKPASRGEQLASQASGRENANNLQVAVKV; encoded by the coding sequence ATGAGTAAACATTCTGAAAGTTGCCACTGTTTCCATTGTCACCTGCCTATCGAAGGGACTCCGCCTTATACGGCGATGGTTGAAGATGTAGAACAGCCTATGTGCTGCCCGGGCTGCAAGATGGTGACTGAAGCGATTATTGTCGGCGGTCTGGACAGCTATTATCAGCACCGCACCGATCCCGGCCTGCAAGCCAATTCACTCAGCCAGCGACTGGAAGAAGAACTTCGGCTTTACGACCGGGATGACATTCAGCAGGACTTTGTGATCCGCAATGGCGGTCCTGAAAGACAGGCCAGCCTGTTGATAGAAGGCATCACCTGTGCTGCCTGTATCTGGCTGCTGGAGAGTCATATTGGCCTGATTGAGGGTGTGGAAAACATCACTGTTAACCTGAGTACTCATGAAGCCCAGATCAGCTGGAAAAATGAAAAGGTCCCACTCAGCGATATTCTGATCGCCATTCACAAGATTGGTTATAAGGCCTACCCCTGGCGAGCGGATCGTCAGGAAGCCATGCTAAAGAAAGAGAACCGCGTATTTATACGACGCCTCGCCATTGCCGGTATTGGCACCATGCAGGTCATGATGTATGCTATCGCGCTCTACTCCGGTGCGATCAGTAATGACATGACGGCCCCCTATCGGGATCTGATCCGATACATCAGTGCCCTGGTGGCCACTCCGGTGATACTCTACTCTGCTGCGCCTTTCTTCAAAGCGGCTCTGCGAGATTTCCGTACCCGTCATCTCAGCATGGATGTACCGGTCTCCATTGCCATTGGTGGTGCCTATGTTGCCAGCCTCTGGGCAACAGTAAACGGCAGTGGTGAAGTCTATTTCGACTCGGTTTCGATGTTTACTTTCTTCCTGCTGACCGGCCGCTATCTGGAACTTCGTGCAAGACACTCAACCTCCCGGGCAGCCCGGGCCCTGAGCAACCTGCTGCCCACCAGCTGCCTGAAAAAAGACGGTGATGAGTATGTTAGAGTCCCTCTTTCAGATCTGAAACCCAAAGACCATGTTCGGGTATTACCTGGTGACTCCATCCCGGCTGATGCCGTTATAGTCCGGGGAAGTAGCAGTGTCGATGAGTCCATGCTGACTGGCGAATATCTGCCAATAGCCCGCAGCAAAGGTGAGTCAGTGATGGGAGGCAGCCTCAATATCGACAACGCCCTTGAAATTGAAATCACTCATGTGGGCGAAGAAACCCGGATGTCTGCGATTCTCCGACTGTTGAAACATGCCCAGCAGGACAAACCTGCCATTGCCCGACTGGCAGATCGTGTTGCCGGTTACTTTGTGGCTTCGGTACTGATGACAGCAACGGTCGTCTACTGGTACTGGTCCGGTGTCGCAGCAGAAGAGGCGTTCTGGATCACCCTGTCGGTACTGGTAGTGACCTGCCCCTGTGCACTCTCTCTGGCAACGCCAACGGCTCTGACGACAGCGACAGGCTATCTGCATAAATTAGGATTCCTGGTCACCCGGGGTCATGTACTCGAAGGTCTGGGCAAAATCACCCACATTGTTTTTGATAAAACCGGTACTTTGACCCAGGGCCGTTTAAGACTGGAAGGCATTTATCCCGTTGCTGGCTGCCAGTATTCTGAAGATAAGTTGCTTACCATTGCCTCGGCCATTGAAGCGCACTCGGAACACCCTATTGCCAGAGCTTTTGCCGTTGCGACTGACCTCAGGGCTGCAGAAGTTGTCAGTCATACCGGCCAGGGCATCGAAGCAAGAGTGGGGGCAAACCAATACAAAATTGGTCGTCCCGATTTCTGCTGTCAGACAAACACACCGGCACGCCCGGAGCAGGAAGGACAATGGCTGCTGATGGCTGAGAATGACCTGCCACTGTGCTGGTTCAAGGTAACAGACAGCCTCAGACCGGAAGCGGCCCGTGTCATTGGTCAGTTAAAAGACTCCGGTTTCAAGGTTACGCTGCTCAGTGGTGATCAGGAGCCGGTGGTAGCAGCCGTCTCCAAACAATTAGCCATTGAAGAATGGCACTCTCAGGCCAGTCCGGACGACAAACTGCAATTTATTCGCCAGCGACAGGCTGACGGCCAGCATGTTCTGATGGTGGGCGATGGTATTAATGACGTACCGGTTCTGGCCGGTGCAGACATCTCTCTGGCCATGGGCAATGCTTCAGACCTGGCCAAGACCAGTGCCGATGCGGTTCTTCTATCCGACGACTTAAGTCGTCTGATTGACGCCTTTGATCTGGTCAGGCGAACCCGCAAGATCATTCGCCAGAATCTGGCTTGGGCATTTGGCTACAATATGACTGCCCTGCCTCTGGCAGCCGCCGCTTTGGTGGCTCCCTGGATGGCTGCGATCGGCATGGCATTGAGTTCTCTGCTGGTAGTAGGCAACGCACTGCGGTTGAGCAAAGACAAAAAACCTGCTTCCCGGGGAGAGCAACTTGCCAGCCAGGCTAGTGGTCGTGAAAATGCAAATAATCTGCAAGTTGCTGTAAAGGTATAG
- a CDS encoding FixH family protein, whose product MNLVKNEPVTRWYQEPWVWGILGVLAVTFVWGSYRTYYAFKIQDSVVVDDYYKTGKQINEDLTRDHNARDFGIRANLLIDDLTGEVRITLKGDITEWPKQLKLSLLSPVFADQDKVIMVNHSISGDQSTQIYVGQVDEAVEGKTYVQLETMDELIPEVGYETGWRLNQPLVLKAGVASALLPRGSSKDSSEP is encoded by the coding sequence ATGAACCTTGTGAAGAATGAACCCGTCACCCGCTGGTACCAGGAACCCTGGGTATGGGGAATTCTGGGGGTACTCGCTGTCACCTTTGTCTGGGGCAGCTACCGGACTTACTATGCGTTCAAGATTCAGGACAGTGTGGTGGTCGATGACTACTACAAAACAGGTAAACAGATCAATGAAGACCTTACCCGTGATCACAACGCCAGGGACTTTGGCATTCGCGCCAACTTGCTGATCGATGACCTGACAGGAGAAGTCCGAATCACCCTGAAGGGCGACATCACTGAGTGGCCCAAACAATTAAAACTCAGCCTGCTTTCTCCGGTATTCGCCGATCAGGACAAGGTCATCATGGTCAACCATTCCATCTCTGGTGACCAGTCCACCCAGATCTATGTGGGTCAGGTTGATGAAGCGGTTGAGGGAAAAACCTATGTCCAGCTCGAAACAATGGATGAACTGATTCCTGAAGTCGGTTACGAAACAGGCTGGCGCCTGAATCAGCCTCTGGTGCTGAAAGCCGGTGTTGCCAGCGCGCTGCTGCCACGTGGTAGCTCAAAAGATAGCTCTGAGCCCTGA
- a CDS encoding sulfite exporter TauE/SafE family protein, producing MTEAPTLLAATTLGLLGSTHCIGMCGGITSALSLSLKGRSKAETSWLMLTYHAGRISSYALAGLLLGLVGWFLGDASEALQSSLRIIASAMLIAMGFYITGWWKGLMKMEKLGQHLWKHIQPLASKLLPIRSTPDALALGALWGWLPCGLVYSTLIWSASQNNPTQSALLMAAFGLGTLPSVFLTGMFARQLASVIQASMTRNIAGIMMILFGLYSIPGPHQGWVMSILSVEHGGHY from the coding sequence ATGACCGAAGCACCCACTCTACTGGCCGCAACCACCCTTGGCTTGCTGGGAAGCACTCACTGCATTGGCATGTGTGGGGGTATCACCTCGGCCCTGAGCCTTTCCCTCAAAGGGCGCTCAAAAGCTGAAACCAGCTGGTTAATGCTGACTTATCATGCAGGCCGAATCAGCAGTTATGCTCTGGCGGGCCTGCTACTTGGATTAGTGGGCTGGTTTCTGGGAGATGCCAGCGAAGCCTTGCAATCTTCTCTTCGAATCATTGCCAGCGCCATGCTGATCGCCATGGGTTTTTATATCACCGGTTGGTGGAAAGGCCTCATGAAAATGGAAAAGCTGGGGCAGCACCTCTGGAAACACATTCAACCGCTCGCCAGCAAACTACTACCTATTCGCAGCACACCTGATGCTCTGGCCCTGGGTGCCCTTTGGGGCTGGCTTCCCTGTGGGCTGGTTTACAGCACACTGATCTGGTCTGCCAGTCAGAATAACCCGACTCAGTCTGCCTTATTGATGGCCGCTTTTGGGCTGGGCACCCTGCCCTCTGTATTTCTGACCGGAATGTTTGCAAGACAACTGGCGTCTGTCATACAAGCCAGCATGACCCGCAATATTGCCGGCATTATGATGATTCTCTTTGGTCTTTACAGTATTCCGGGCCCGCACCAGGGTTGGGTCATGTCCATACTTTCTGTCGAGCATGGCGGCCATTACTGA
- a CDS encoding cbb3-type cytochrome c oxidase subunit 3: MDINDLRGLSTVLAMIAFLGVCFWAYSGHKKRDFNEAASLPFADDEAHINTQHANGLANTEHADKDKGAI; the protein is encoded by the coding sequence ATGGATATTAATGATCTGAGAGGACTGTCCACTGTTTTAGCCATGATCGCCTTTTTGGGGGTTTGTTTCTGGGCGTACAGTGGCCATAAGAAGCGGGACTTTAATGAAGCGGCATCACTGCCGTTTGCAGATGACGAAGCTCATATAAATACGCAACACGCCAATGGCTTAGCCAACACTGAGCACGCAGACAAGGACAAAGGGGCCATATAA
- the ccoS gene encoding cbb3-type cytochrome oxidase assembly protein CcoS produces the protein MESLIILIPIAVVLIALAVAIFLWAVDNDQFDDLEGPAHSILFDDNPPKASRPSKKE, from the coding sequence ATGGAAAGCCTGATCATTCTTATCCCTATAGCCGTAGTGCTGATTGCCCTTGCAGTCGCGATATTCCTGTGGGCAGTAGATAATGATCAGTTTGATGATCTGGAAGGACCCGCCCACAGTATTCTTTTTGACGATAACCCGCCAAAAGCCAGTCGTCCGTCCAAAAAAGAGTAA
- the hemN gene encoding oxygen-independent coproporphyrinogen III oxidase, protein MSAAPVWDTGLIKKYDLSGPRYTSYPTAVQFQEGFNLEHYESSARASSATNNPLSLYVHIPFCSHVCFYCGCNKIVTKHRSKAKDYLDYLFREIDMQASLFGRDQRVEQLHFGGGTPTFLSPDQISAVMDKLRSVFNFNCQNHSDFSIELDPREVDWVMMSRLRDEGFNRISIGVQDLDEKVQKAINRVQPEGQVQSVLDAARTMTFKSVHMDLIYGLPHQTVESFMNTVNRVIEMAPDRLSLFNYAHLPHRFKPQRRINEADLPSPEEKLDILHQATERLVERGYVFIGMDHFALPDDELAVAQETGTLHRNFQGYTTHSHCDLIAMGVSSISKVGGVYAQNHVSMEAYENSINEARLPIYRGLTMNRDDEIRQSVINELICHFKLDFAEVEERYGFKFSDYFSDALAALKPMADDGLLSLTEQGIKVEPRGKMLIRNICMQFDGYFKQQIQQQQKLYSKVI, encoded by the coding sequence ATGAGTGCAGCCCCCGTATGGGATACAGGTCTGATCAAGAAGTATGACCTCAGTGGCCCAAGATACACATCCTACCCTACTGCCGTTCAGTTTCAGGAGGGGTTTAACCTCGAGCACTATGAATCCAGCGCCCGGGCAAGCAGTGCGACCAACAACCCCCTGTCGCTTTATGTACACATACCTTTCTGCAGTCACGTCTGCTTCTACTGTGGCTGTAACAAGATAGTCACCAAGCACCGTTCCAAAGCAAAAGACTACCTTGACTACCTGTTTCGTGAGATTGACATGCAAGCCAGTCTGTTCGGCCGGGACCAGAGAGTTGAACAGCTTCATTTTGGTGGCGGTACTCCGACGTTTCTGAGCCCAGACCAGATTTCTGCGGTGATGGACAAGCTGCGGTCCGTCTTTAACTTCAACTGTCAAAATCATTCGGACTTTTCCATCGAGCTGGACCCTCGCGAGGTGGATTGGGTCATGATGTCCCGCCTGCGTGACGAGGGCTTTAACCGTATCAGTATCGGTGTGCAGGACCTTGACGAGAAGGTTCAGAAAGCCATCAATCGGGTGCAACCCGAAGGACAGGTTCAGTCTGTTCTGGATGCCGCCAGAACCATGACTTTCAAGTCAGTGCATATGGACCTGATTTACGGCCTGCCTCATCAGACCGTCGAAAGTTTTATGAATACCGTGAACCGTGTGATCGAGATGGCGCCAGACCGATTGTCATTGTTTAACTACGCTCACCTGCCACACCGTTTCAAACCACAGAGAAGGATCAATGAGGCAGACCTGCCTTCTCCTGAGGAAAAGCTGGACATTCTGCATCAGGCTACCGAGAGATTGGTAGAGCGGGGTTATGTCTTCATCGGCATGGATCACTTTGCCCTGCCGGATGACGAGCTGGCCGTTGCCCAGGAAACAGGTACCCTGCACAGGAACTTCCAGGGCTATACCACACACAGTCACTGCGATCTGATTGCCATGGGCGTCTCTTCTATCAGCAAGGTGGGCGGTGTTTATGCGCAAAACCATGTCAGCATGGAGGCGTATGAAAACTCGATCAATGAAGCCCGTCTTCCGATCTACCGTGGTTTAACCATGAATCGTGATGATGAAATTCGCCAGAGTGTCATCAACGAACTGATCTGCCATTTCAAACTGGACTTTGCTGAGGTGGAAGAGCGTTATGGCTTCAAGTTCAGTGACTATTTCTCTGATGCACTGGCAGCACTGAAACCTATGGCTGACGATGGTTTGCTTTCTTTGACTGAGCAGGGGATTAAAGTAGAACCCAGAGGCAAAATGCTGATCAGAAACATCTGCATGCAGTTTGATGGTTATTTTAAACAGCAGATACAACAGCAGCAGAAACTCTATTCAAAGGTTATTTGA